Proteins from one Niallia circulans genomic window:
- a CDS encoding peptidoglycan D,D-transpeptidase FtsI family protein: MGEKKRKRKFQLSLRLNLLFLVIFLLFSALIFRLGFVQIVYGDEYKRVVDKTEDIVISTTVPRGEIYDRNGNSIVSNTGKNAILFTNWKYKPNQLKETAGKLADIIDMDSDKELKKITDIDKQDFWLLLHPKQAAKKVTAKEDVALKEKYGSKNYQKKFNELLRDRVTNEELESLTAHDLETLAIYRLMSSGYYYSPLVIKNDGVTNEELAKVSENLSSMPGVDTAKDWDRTYQYGDTLKTVLGKVSSTQKGIPAEQKEEYLAKGYNMNDRVGLSYIEKQYEDVLRGKKQIVEYVRDKKDQIVSSNTVSAGKAGSDLFLSIDMNLQLQVEKIIEEELKKTKAGYAGTQFLDRAFVVLMDPHTGEVLTMAGKQLVRDDKTGKQEVQDFALGNITTSYNVGSAVKGAMVLTGYKEGVIRPYTTMLDEVMRIKKSPDFKSWTVMNTINDLQALQRSSNVYMAKTAIAIGKGHYVAGQPLDVDPKAYTTIRNTFGEMGLGVRTNIDLPNEMTGFKGEVNPNQPGNLMFLSIGQYDTYTNMQLAQYVSTIANGGYRIQPHIVKEIRSSSNNTEEKYGVLEQEIKPVVLNKLDMKESWMNQVQKGFRMVMQQGGTGSVFAGASYTPAGKTGTAQAFYDGPERDNYKEPPQVMNVSLVSYAPYENPEVAMAVMVPWVYTTANGPSPNLTIGKRVMDKYFEMKKD, translated from the coding sequence ATGGGGGAAAAAAAGAGAAAGAGGAAGTTTCAGCTTTCCTTACGGTTAAATCTATTGTTTTTGGTGATTTTCTTGCTTTTTTCGGCGTTGATTTTTCGGTTAGGCTTTGTGCAGATTGTATATGGCGACGAATATAAACGTGTAGTAGATAAAACTGAGGATATTGTGATCAGCACGACTGTTCCTAGAGGTGAAATATATGATCGGAACGGAAACAGCATCGTAAGCAACACAGGCAAAAATGCTATCCTGTTTACGAATTGGAAGTACAAACCTAATCAATTGAAGGAAACAGCTGGAAAGCTTGCAGACATAATTGACATGGATTCAGACAAGGAGTTAAAAAAAATTACAGACATAGACAAACAGGATTTTTGGCTACTTCTGCATCCGAAACAAGCAGCAAAGAAAGTAACTGCAAAGGAAGATGTGGCATTAAAGGAGAAGTACGGCAGCAAGAATTATCAGAAGAAATTTAATGAACTTCTCCGCGACAGGGTTACAAATGAAGAACTCGAAAGTTTAACAGCACATGATTTAGAAACATTGGCCATATACAGACTTATGAGCAGCGGCTATTATTATTCTCCACTTGTAATTAAAAATGACGGAGTAACAAATGAAGAACTTGCAAAAGTCAGTGAAAATCTTTCCTCCATGCCTGGTGTAGATACTGCTAAAGACTGGGACAGAACATATCAATATGGAGATACACTTAAAACGGTGCTTGGTAAAGTCAGCTCCACACAAAAAGGGATACCAGCAGAGCAAAAAGAGGAATATCTTGCAAAAGGCTATAACATGAATGACCGTGTCGGCTTGAGCTATATTGAAAAACAATATGAGGATGTTTTGCGCGGGAAAAAACAAATAGTCGAGTATGTTAGGGATAAAAAAGACCAAATTGTCTCTTCCAATACAGTTTCAGCTGGGAAGGCTGGCAGTGATTTATTCCTTTCCATTGACATGAACCTCCAGCTCCAAGTCGAAAAAATAATTGAGGAAGAATTAAAAAAGACAAAAGCAGGCTATGCAGGTACGCAGTTTCTAGACAGAGCATTTGTCGTGTTAATGGACCCACATACAGGGGAAGTATTGACGATGGCAGGGAAGCAGCTTGTCAGGGATGATAAAACAGGTAAGCAGGAGGTTCAGGACTTCGCATTAGGCAATATTACTACCTCTTATAATGTCGGCTCTGCAGTCAAAGGAGCAATGGTGCTTACAGGGTATAAAGAGGGTGTTATTCGCCCGTATACGACAATGCTTGATGAGGTAATGAGGATAAAGAAATCACCTGATTTCAAATCATGGACTGTGATGAACACCATAAATGATTTACAGGCACTCCAACGTTCTTCCAATGTGTATATGGCTAAAACAGCTATCGCAATAGGAAAAGGTCATTACGTAGCAGGGCAGCCTCTTGATGTCGATCCAAAAGCGTATACAACTATCCGTAATACTTTCGGAGAAATGGGCCTTGGTGTGCGGACGAATATAGATTTACCAAATGAAATGACCGGATTTAAAGGAGAAGTGAATCCTAATCAGCCAGGTAATTTGATGTTTTTATCGATTGGCCAATATGATACGTATACAAATATGCAGCTTGCACAATATGTTTCCACGATCGCCAATGGAGGTTACCGAATTCAACCACATATTGTTAAGGAAATTAGGAGCTCCTCGAATAACACAGAAGAGAAATATGGTGTTCTGGAGCAGGAAATTAAACCAGTTGTGTTAAACAAGCTTGACATGAAAGAAAGTTGGATGAATCAAGTGCAAAAAGGCTTTCGAATGGTGATGCAGCAGGGTGGAACAGGCAGTGTCTTCGCTGGAGCTTCCTATACACCTGCTGGCAAAACAGGAACAGCACAGGCCTTTTACGATGGTCCTGAGCGTGATAACTATAAGGAGCCGCCACAAGTCATGAATGTCAGCCTTGTTTCGTATGCACCATACGAAAACCCAGAAGTCGCAATGGCGGTTATGGTTCCATGGGTGTATACAACAGCAAATGGTCCATCACCTAACTTAACAATTGGAAAAAGGGTCATGGATAAATACTTTGAAATGAAAAAGGATTAA
- a CDS encoding DUF1189 domain-containing protein has product MNIFKQFYRSIYSPKDIASFRTQGIWKTIAYLLILSIITSIPTIYYLNKGMNDGIHTLASTMEEDVPDFRIEDNSLHSDLKEPKVINKEDLTIIIDSTGTYNEKKISSSGNTVALLQKEFVIVTAGQAQSFEYSYFGNITATKSDLTDLAQYFDSIIPMLTGIMAVVFFIFLAASKAIEAFILAIFGTFFARILGKGLTYRETWKITVYSMTIPTLFFFIMDSLETNVPNGSLLNWFITLFIVFLSIKEIETKTPIKE; this is encoded by the coding sequence ATGAATATTTTTAAGCAATTTTATCGGAGCATCTATTCACCAAAAGATATAGCAAGCTTCCGAACTCAAGGAATTTGGAAAACAATCGCATACTTACTCATCCTGTCGATTATTACCTCCATTCCTACCATCTATTATTTGAACAAGGGCATGAATGATGGAATACATACATTGGCTTCCACAATGGAAGAGGATGTCCCAGATTTCCGAATCGAAGACAATTCCCTTCATTCAGATTTAAAGGAGCCTAAAGTAATCAATAAAGAGGATTTAACAATTATCATTGATTCAACAGGAACCTACAACGAAAAGAAAATCAGCAGCTCTGGCAATACTGTCGCACTCCTTCAAAAAGAGTTTGTAATTGTGACTGCAGGACAAGCACAGTCGTTTGAATATTCCTACTTTGGAAATATAACTGCCACAAAAAGCGATTTGACGGATCTTGCCCAATACTTTGATTCGATAATACCAATGCTAACAGGTATAATGGCCGTAGTCTTTTTTATCTTCCTAGCTGCTTCTAAAGCAATTGAAGCCTTTATCCTGGCCATTTTCGGCACCTTCTTTGCAAGAATTTTAGGAAAAGGCTTAACATATAGGGAGACTTGGAAAATCACGGTTTACAGTATGACAATTCCGACTCTGTTCTTCTTTATTATGGACAGCCTTGAAACAAATGTACCGAATGGCAGTCTTCTCAATTGGTTCATTACGTTATTTATCGTTTTCCTGTCCATAAAAGAAATCGAAACAAAGACACCAATCAAAGAATAG
- a CDS encoding endolytic transglycosylase MltG: protein MNKRSLRSFAFGLFAASSIIGAYTVYSGGVGTAEKTDKQITTEQAEKVLSTAGYTAIKSDEYKELIAAKDKADKAAQQAKADADKKAAEQKETDKADTQPVSYKLKIKSGMNPAEIAETLAKQKIIKDKDEFEAFLIDNDYHTKVQVGTFRVYSDMSFREIAEKITK from the coding sequence ATGAATAAACGTAGTTTACGTTCCTTTGCATTCGGGCTGTTTGCAGCTTCTAGCATCATTGGTGCATATACTGTTTACAGCGGCGGGGTTGGCACTGCAGAGAAAACAGACAAACAGATTACAACAGAGCAAGCAGAAAAAGTCCTTTCAACCGCAGGCTATACTGCTATCAAAAGTGACGAGTATAAAGAGCTCATCGCTGCCAAGGACAAGGCTGATAAGGCTGCACAACAGGCAAAAGCAGATGCAGACAAAAAAGCAGCGGAGCAAAAGGAAACGGACAAGGCTGATACACAGCCTGTATCCTATAAGCTGAAAATCAAAAGTGGCATGAATCCTGCTGAAATTGCGGAGACATTAGCAAAGCAAAAAATCATTAAAGACAAAGATGAGTTTGAAGCATTTTTAATTGATAACGACTATCATACGAAGGTACAAGTCGGTACATTTCGCGTTTATAGCGACATGAGCTTCAGAGAAATTGCCGAAAAAATTACAAAATAA
- a CDS encoding DUF4912 domain-containing protein yields MLEQIIHLRKEGMSFRKIAKELDMSLGKVQYQWTKYTKEVEKTEDKESALPKEYAEASPAIPPFLWTSIQTLKKSNGMEAWVAGENKAFIFWSIPTAKWKLISSYCGFLNDDLSLKMRIYDITSIYFDGSNAHTTLEIQLDHDKNQLVFEGLQPNRSYCFEVGIQDGSRAFMPLLKSNPLHTPRTSISQSGENTQDVKDWSEGKTPLPNWIEHVSTYSYYETEAKESVKKQ; encoded by the coding sequence TTGTTAGAACAAATTATTCATTTAAGGAAGGAAGGCATGTCTTTCCGCAAAATTGCGAAAGAACTGGATATGAGTCTTGGGAAGGTTCAATACCAGTGGACAAAATATACGAAAGAAGTGGAGAAGACGGAGGATAAGGAGAGCGCACTTCCTAAAGAGTATGCAGAAGCAAGTCCTGCTATACCACCTTTTTTATGGACAAGCATTCAAACATTAAAAAAGAGTAACGGCATGGAGGCGTGGGTAGCAGGAGAAAATAAAGCATTTATTTTCTGGAGTATCCCTACAGCTAAATGGAAGCTTATTTCCTCATACTGCGGATTCCTTAATGATGATTTGTCATTAAAAATGCGCATCTACGATATTACTAGCATTTATTTCGATGGAAGTAATGCTCATACAACATTGGAAATTCAGTTAGATCATGACAAGAATCAGCTTGTTTTTGAAGGATTACAGCCAAACAGAAGCTATTGCTTTGAAGTTGGCATACAGGATGGAAGTAGAGCTTTCATGCCGTTATTAAAGTCTAATCCCCTTCATACACCAAGGACAAGTATATCCCAGTCAGGCGAAAATACACAGGATGTTAAAGACTGGAGCGAAGGGAAAACACCGCTCCCAAATTGGATTGAACACGTCAGCACTTACAGTTATTATGAGACAGAGGCAAAGGAGAGTGTGAAAAAGCAATGA
- a CDS encoding DUF456 domain-containing protein, which translates to MDIIYWVIIVALFIVAYIGLVYPIIPSVIFIIGGFLLYGLFFTFQEFSLLFWIIQGVFVVLLFIADYMTNLISVKKYGGSKAGIWGSTIGLLAGPFLIPVAGILIGPFIGAVIAELLVNKSHWKVALKAGVGSLVGFLGSVAAKGLIQTIMIVYFLIAI; encoded by the coding sequence ATGGATATCATTTATTGGGTAATAATTGTAGCACTATTTATTGTAGCGTATATAGGATTGGTATACCCAATTATTCCAAGCGTTATATTTATTATTGGAGGTTTTTTGCTTTATGGGCTGTTCTTTACCTTCCAAGAATTTTCATTATTGTTCTGGATTATTCAAGGAGTATTCGTCGTATTATTGTTTATCGCTGATTATATGACAAACTTAATCAGTGTTAAGAAATACGGCGGATCTAAAGCAGGTATATGGGGGAGTACAATCGGGCTTTTAGCAGGCCCATTTCTCATTCCAGTTGCAGGTATATTGATTGGTCCATTTATAGGAGCGGTTATCGCAGAGTTACTCGTTAATAAATCGCATTGGAAAGTAGCCCTTAAGGCAGGTGTCGGTTCATTAGTCGGTTTCTTAGGAAGTGTCGCAGCAAAAGGGCTCATTCAAACGATTATGATTGTCTACTTCCTTATTGCAATTTAA
- a CDS encoding Crp/Fnr family transcriptional regulator, whose amino-acid sequence MKEGTLSLYSLLLQHFFSLNNIQVFPKESLLFQEGDLVNNIYILLDGKMSVGRIHENGKEFIMKILTDEDLILEYQIFKRAPKYFHFAKPITDCELLVIERAEFEDCALHDKALLASLTSYLSTGYLKANIKCQDLIMNGKKGGLYSILIRLCHSFGKRTCDGILIDFPLTHQELANLTYGTREVIQRLMKELRDDGIISISSQKILVKDLAFLKRAVDCQSCPIEVCGLN is encoded by the coding sequence ATGAAGGAAGGGACATTATCACTTTACAGTCTGCTGCTGCAGCATTTTTTTTCGTTAAATAATATTCAGGTTTTTCCAAAAGAGAGCTTACTATTTCAAGAAGGTGACCTTGTCAATAATATATATATCCTTTTGGATGGAAAAATGTCAGTAGGTAGAATTCATGAAAACGGCAAGGAATTTATTATGAAGATTCTTACAGACGAAGATTTAATTCTTGAATATCAAATCTTTAAGCGTGCACCAAAGTATTTTCACTTCGCTAAGCCCATCACAGATTGCGAGCTGCTTGTCATTGAAAGGGCTGAATTCGAGGACTGTGCTTTACACGACAAAGCGCTGCTTGCCTCGCTCACTTCCTATTTAAGCACTGGCTATTTGAAAGCAAACATTAAGTGTCAAGATTTAATCATGAATGGAAAAAAGGGTGGATTGTACAGCATTCTTATCAGGTTATGCCATTCTTTCGGTAAGAGGACTTGTGATGGTATCCTTATTGATTTTCCCCTTACACATCAAGAACTTGCAAACTTAACGTACGGAACGCGCGAAGTTATCCAGCGTTTAATGAAGGAATTAAGAGATGACGGAATCATCTCTATATCCTCCCAAAAGATACTTGTTAAGGACCTTGCCTTCTTGAAAAGGGCTGTGGACTGCCAAAGCTGCCCCATAGAAGTGTGCGGTCTTAATTAA
- a CDS encoding superoxide dismutase, producing the protein MSFSLPQLPYAYDALEPHIDKETMNIHHTKHHNTYVTNLNNALEGNAELLSKTVEEIVSNLDAVPEAARTAVRNNGGGHANHSLFWEVISPNGGGQPSGDLASAIDSKFGSFENFKEEFAKAATTRFGSGWAWLVVNNGEIEVTSTPNQDSPLMEGKTPILGLDVWEHAYYLNYQNRRPEYINAFFNVINWDEVSKRYASAK; encoded by the coding sequence ATGTCTTTCTCATTACCACAATTACCATACGCTTATGATGCATTAGAACCGCATATCGACAAAGAAACAATGAATATTCACCACACAAAACACCATAACACATATGTAACAAACCTAAACAACGCTTTAGAAGGAAATGCAGAATTGCTTTCTAAAACAGTGGAAGAAATTGTGTCAAACCTTGATGCAGTTCCAGAAGCAGCACGTACAGCTGTACGTAACAACGGTGGCGGACATGCTAACCATTCACTATTCTGGGAAGTGATTTCTCCAAATGGCGGCGGACAGCCTTCTGGCGACCTAGCTTCAGCTATCGACAGCAAGTTCGGAAGCTTTGAAAACTTCAAAGAAGAATTCGCTAAAGCTGCTACAACTCGCTTCGGTTCTGGTTGGGCATGGCTAGTAGTTAACAATGGTGAAATTGAAGTAACTAGCACACCAAACCAAGACAGCCCGCTTATGGAAGGTAAAACACCAATCCTAGGCTTGGATGTTTGGGAGCATGCTTACTACCTAAACTACCAAAACCGTCGTCCAGAATACATTAATGCATTCTTTAATGTAATTAACTGGGATGAAGTTTCTAAAAGATACGCTTCAGCAAAATAA
- a CDS encoding MFS transporter, with amino-acid sequence MKLGKLIGDIKYTKELGLLLTIGGLYALSVALSNTFVNIFLWKQSGEFKDLGLYNMAIIVLQLITFTLAGRWAKKIDRVIVFRIGVIFLAMFYLTVLFIGDNASRFLLLLGCLLGIGNGFYWLAFNVLTFEVTEPDTRDFFNGFLGILGSVAGMVGPMLAGYIISTLTKTTGYTIIFGISLGLFSLAVVLSFFQKRRPASGQYLLKRIIKERKNDLNWKLITNAHFFQGLREGTYAFVITVFVFIATGSEMALGTFGLINSGISFLAYYIVSRSIKNERRSKSILVGGILLFLSIFIIVFDFSYIRLLIYSGIIAVAYPLILVPYTSLTYDVIGRGWNAGEMRIEYIVVRELYLNFGRLVSVLIFIAGVMIFNPEKSIPVMLFILGCGHSVIYFFTRKIQLSPAPRVHGQE; translated from the coding sequence ATGAAATTAGGGAAATTGATAGGCGATATTAAGTACACGAAGGAATTAGGATTATTGCTGACAATCGGGGGGCTCTATGCGCTTAGCGTTGCTCTTTCTAACACATTTGTAAATATTTTTCTATGGAAACAATCCGGAGAATTTAAAGATTTAGGATTGTATAATATGGCTATTATTGTCCTTCAGCTTATTACCTTTACATTGGCAGGGCGTTGGGCAAAAAAAATCGACAGGGTTATTGTTTTCAGAATCGGCGTAATTTTTCTTGCAATGTTTTATTTGACAGTGCTGTTCATAGGCGATAATGCGTCCAGATTTTTACTTCTGTTAGGATGTTTGCTAGGCATTGGCAATGGCTTTTATTGGCTTGCTTTTAATGTACTGACATTTGAAGTTACCGAACCAGATACAAGGGACTTTTTTAATGGCTTTCTTGGCATTCTTGGATCTGTCGCAGGCATGGTTGGCCCAATGTTGGCAGGGTACATTATTTCAACATTAACGAAGACGACTGGTTATACGATCATATTCGGCATTTCACTTGGTTTGTTCTCCCTTGCGGTTGTATTGAGTTTCTTTCAAAAAAGGAGACCTGCTAGCGGTCAGTATTTATTGAAGCGTATTATTAAGGAGCGGAAAAACGACTTGAATTGGAAATTAATAACGAACGCGCATTTTTTTCAAGGATTGCGCGAAGGAACATATGCATTCGTTATTACAGTATTTGTCTTTATCGCAACAGGCAGTGAAATGGCTTTAGGTACATTTGGGCTCATCAATTCAGGAATTTCTTTTTTGGCTTATTATATTGTTTCAAGGAGTATTAAAAATGAACGGCGCAGTAAGTCAATATTAGTGGGGGGAATTCTGTTATTCTTGTCCATTTTCATTATTGTCTTTGACTTCTCTTACATTCGGCTTCTTATTTATTCGGGAATCATTGCTGTCGCCTATCCATTAATCTTAGTTCCGTATACGAGCTTAACATATGATGTGATAGGAAGAGGCTGGAATGCAGGAGAAATGAGAATTGAATATATCGTTGTCCGCGAATTGTACTTGAATTTTGGACGGTTAGTATCAGTTCTAATATTTATTGCAGGTGTGATGATATTTAATCCAGAAAAATCAATACCAGTTATGTTATTTATTCTCGGCTGCGGCCATTCTGTTATTTATTTCTTTACAAGAAAAATCCAGCTTTCTCCTGCACCGCGTGTTCATGGACAAGAGTAG
- a CDS encoding LysM domain-containing protein: MKRLFTIFICLLTIYVIYYDLNHGTLNVKEEPSIEVQASSPDSANTGVFEHEVKAGETVLTIMEKETTKTLPVSIDTLIEDFKQLNKGVSPEDIQVGKTYAFPDYSNQQ; the protein is encoded by the coding sequence ATGAAAAGGCTCTTCACTATTTTTATATGTCTATTGACAATCTATGTCATCTACTATGATTTAAATCACGGTACATTAAATGTAAAAGAAGAGCCTTCCATCGAGGTTCAAGCATCTTCCCCTGATTCTGCTAACACAGGAGTTTTTGAACATGAAGTGAAAGCAGGAGAAACGGTATTGACTATTATGGAGAAAGAGACAACCAAAACCCTCCCTGTCAGCATTGATACACTAATTGAAGACTTCAAGCAATTAAATAAAGGGGTTTCTCCAGAGGATATCCAAGTAGGAAAAACATATGCTTTTCCTGATTACAGTAATCAGCAATAA
- a CDS encoding peptidoglycan D,D-transpeptidase FtsI family protein produces MGNKKKKRTLPIRLNLIFFAVFLLFSALILRLGFVQIVYGDEYKRKLERTEDVTVDTSVPRGKIYDSTGKVIVDNSAKNAITYTNTGVKSEEMLKTAETLAKYIKKDTKKVTERDKQDYWIMKHPDEAEALVTDKEKTALAEKYTDSDEYNSEVYKLQLDRITEDELKSISNDDLEVLAIYREFASGYKMTPHIVKNNDVTDKEMAVVSENLTSLKGVDTTTDWDRSYAFGNTLRSVLGSVSSSEEGLPAESLSYYLSKGYSRNDRVGKSYLELEYEDVLKGQKEKIRTQTDSDGKETTEVITEGKRGNDLVLAIDMELQQKVEDIIEKQLKAAKQMSGTKFLDRAYVVLMNPNTGDVLSMAGKRLVAENGKTEVQDDALGNMTTSYNVGSVVKGATVLTGYKYGAISPGTVINDTPVVIGETKKASWTNMGMINDLTALMRSSNVYMFQTVMKIAGAHYVYGQPLSVDAEDFTKMRNAYAQYGLGIRTGIDLPNEQTGFKGTDTSVPGKLLDIAIGQYDTYTNMQLAQYISTIANGGNRMEPHIVKEIRSPVSEDGELGAIVDSIEPKVLNTVDAKSEWIDRVQTGFKMVAQSPKGTAYTYLSGKSYSPSAKTGTAEAFYDGPQKSNYKTLQEVMNLSLVSYAPSDNPEVAMAVLVPWAYNGSIDNKANLKIGEQVLDAYFDLKKERQKDED; encoded by the coding sequence TTGGGAAACAAGAAGAAGAAAAGGACGTTGCCGATTCGCCTTAACCTTATCTTTTTTGCAGTCTTTTTGCTCTTTTCCGCCCTGATTTTAAGGCTTGGATTTGTGCAGATTGTTTACGGGGATGAGTATAAAAGGAAATTGGAAAGAACAGAGGATGTTACGGTTGATACATCTGTGCCCCGCGGAAAAATCTATGATTCGACAGGAAAAGTAATTGTCGATAATAGTGCAAAAAATGCGATAACGTATACAAATACTGGCGTCAAATCAGAGGAAATGCTGAAGACTGCCGAAACGCTGGCAAAATATATTAAGAAGGATACAAAAAAAGTTACTGAGCGTGATAAACAGGATTATTGGATTATGAAACATCCTGATGAAGCAGAAGCCTTAGTAACAGATAAAGAAAAAACCGCGCTTGCGGAAAAATATACAGATTCGGATGAGTATAATTCAGAAGTGTATAAATTGCAGCTGGATCGAATTACAGAGGATGAATTGAAATCTATATCAAACGATGACCTTGAAGTCTTGGCTATTTACCGTGAGTTTGCAAGCGGCTATAAAATGACACCGCATATTGTGAAAAATAATGATGTAACAGACAAGGAAATGGCGGTTGTCAGTGAAAATCTAACTTCTTTAAAAGGTGTTGACACCACAACAGATTGGGACAGATCTTATGCATTTGGGAACACACTGCGTTCTGTTCTTGGAAGTGTCAGCTCATCAGAGGAAGGTCTTCCAGCCGAATCGTTATCCTATTACCTGTCAAAAGGCTACAGTCGAAATGACCGGGTCGGAAAAAGTTATCTGGAGCTTGAATATGAGGACGTTCTAAAAGGACAAAAGGAAAAAATCCGCACGCAAACAGATAGTGACGGGAAAGAAACGACGGAAGTGATAACAGAAGGTAAGCGTGGCAATGACCTTGTGCTTGCAATCGATATGGAGCTGCAGCAAAAGGTCGAAGACATTATTGAAAAACAGCTTAAAGCTGCGAAGCAAATGTCTGGAACTAAATTCCTTGACCGTGCTTATGTTGTTCTGATGAATCCGAATACAGGCGACGTACTGTCAATGGCAGGAAAAAGGCTTGTTGCAGAAAATGGAAAAACAGAAGTGCAGGACGATGCGCTTGGAAATATGACGACATCCTACAACGTTGGTTCTGTTGTTAAAGGTGCAACCGTATTAACAGGCTATAAATACGGAGCTATTAGCCCTGGAACCGTTATTAATGATACACCGGTAGTGATTGGTGAAACGAAAAAGGCATCTTGGACAAATATGGGGATGATTAATGACTTAACAGCATTAATGCGTTCCTCAAACGTATATATGTTCCAAACTGTTATGAAAATAGCTGGTGCTCATTATGTATACGGTCAGCCACTGTCTGTTGACGCAGAGGACTTTACAAAAATGAGAAATGCCTATGCTCAATACGGCTTAGGTATTCGGACAGGCATTGATCTTCCAAATGAGCAGACAGGCTTCAAAGGTACAGATACATCTGTTCCTGGTAAGCTTCTCGATATTGCAATCGGTCAGTATGATACGTACACGAATATGCAGCTTGCACAGTACATCTCGACGATCGCCAATGGCGGAAACAGGATGGAGCCACATATCGTGAAGGAAATTCGCAGCCCTGTCTCAGAGGACGGGGAGCTTGGTGCGATTGTTGATTCCATTGAACCGAAGGTGTTAAACACGGTTGATGCGAAGTCAGAATGGATTGATCGTGTCCAAACAGGCTTTAAGATGGTTGCACAAAGTCCGAAGGGAACAGCCTATACGTATTTAAGCGGCAAGTCATACTCTCCTTCTGCTAAAACAGGTACAGCAGAGGCCTTCTATGATGGTCCGCAAAAAAGCAATTACAAAACATTGCAGGAAGTTATGAACTTGAGCTTGGTTAGCTATGCACCTTCAGATAATCCGGAAGTGGCTATGGCAGTCCTTGTCCCATGGGCATATAACGGCTCTATCGATAATAAAGCAAACTTAAAAATAGGTGAACAAGTATTAGATGCTTATTTTGACTTGAAAAAAGAGCGTCAAAAGGATGAGGACTAA